The following are encoded in a window of Ignicoccus islandicus DSM 13165 genomic DNA:
- a CDS encoding molybdopterin oxidoreductase family protein: MNQTRRKIIKTIAIGAAFAAISKASKVPNEQLAAELEGITSKLQKNVRMAPVRIERIPVGPCRFCGTGCGVQALAKVDTATGETLDMLAILGMPKYPVNRGAMCTKAFYIHKALGYGGNKEAYKLRLKKPAVIKDWIIPELGRPPIKEDEIFLAPRVKYGQVSKNYDAKLTQEEHYAKNMVEVDWDTAVKFFVTMFKYALKRYGPHSFAYYGSGQLGTEESYVINKLTKGGIHTNNLDGNPRMCMVSAVGGFITSFGADEPEVSYDHIDIVDKANPASKMHATTFFLIGTNTAEAHPIVFGRIAKVKEKNPNAKVILADPRKTRSGAIADLWLPLRWSMDVALMNTLAHIVAFELDHCKVIDVEKGIVQCDEKYVDIKWLKRHADFAVIKNSQKTWAKKDYNTKYNKMGELNEVWDMGTTASAATNYGMYPSVGKKYASEEDVERDWWKGFALYLKFLETYKPEIMAKLLFGDQAPLINKKLAEKLVAAGELAPEKVNLGANTPFVEIDPVEALRLAAKWMANEKGQKGRTLVFWTMGVNQKMQGVHTVNTIINFLALTGQLLKWGAGALSLTGQPNACGGIRDQGGLAHVLPYGRLIAVKAAREEVENIWRQVTAELMRRQGYSESEIQKTMKEIYVHPSPGPHVIEMFRRVNAGQLKIVWIAETNPGQSLPNVYKYRVGMAKPHDDCKAFPFVVVSDIYPTRTTDVADLVFPAAAYAEKEFFYGCTERRYSVVNYTIRPPGEAIGDHVIFALVGKALEDEGLVPKGIVSGFFPENVDEAAKKEGISWVQYVVKKSQEKKWHMKFLDNIYDVDILSLSKNTYYDFSYAKREIFRKKTWEEQHGYRWPWPWTYAVNKNVKERYDKYESATRYAYPYDPLMPEPKLVKEIYNKIKNMNDPEEIKHYLMSIPDEELHPIHKHKWVAKAYKNPALLKWVLKNIVEEIDDIAYKEANKLNPEWYGLFYAKPTGRMTVWARPWLPVNIDHNTGVVTINDNVIIAYEKLDADAVFKGKINIFEAPKGPFVVAEKHVGKPVKDVNEALEMLKTKSWGEMISNPEYKKYLESIFAIALAPAEVPGFKLEYKLENGQTITLREAEPYWMVATTGRVIEHWHTGTMTLKVPELRRVKPSAYIEINVDTAKALGIKDGDWVAVESPRGKIVLKAKVLDPRTGLGGPRYDYTFIPWFDPNKLANAITLDNYDVQPYFFQPDFKTCAAYVRKARPDEIPTSEKEQTASAKYNIYIF; this comes from the coding sequence GTGAACCAAACTAGGAGAAAGATTATAAAGACCATTGCCATTGGCGCTGCCTTCGCTGCTATCAGTAAGGCTTCTAAAGTTCCAAACGAACAACTCGCGGCTGAGTTAGAGGGCATTACCTCTAAGCTTCAAAAGAACGTTAGGATGGCTCCAGTGAGAATAGAAAGGATACCAGTAGGTCCTTGTAGGTTCTGTGGAACTGGATGTGGCGTGCAAGCCTTAGCTAAGGTTGACACTGCCACTGGAGAAACCCTCGATATGCTAGCTATTCTCGGTATGCCTAAGTACCCAGTAAACAGGGGAGCGATGTGTACGAAAGCATTCTACATCCATAAAGCGCTCGGTTACGGTGGTAATAAGGAAGCTTACAAACTAAGGCTCAAGAAACCAGCAGTTATTAAGGACTGGATAATTCCCGAACTAGGTAGGCCTCCGATAAAGGAAGACGAGATATTCCTTGCACCGAGAGTCAAGTACGGTCAAGTTAGCAAGAACTACGACGCTAAGCTGACTCAAGAAGAACATTACGCAAAGAACATGGTAGAAGTCGACTGGGACACTGCAGTAAAGTTCTTCGTTACTATGTTCAAATACGCCCTTAAGAGGTACGGACCTCACAGCTTCGCTTACTACGGAAGCGGACAATTAGGAACCGAGGAGAGCTACGTAATCAACAAGTTAACCAAGGGAGGTATTCACACTAACAACCTAGACGGAAACCCGAGAATGTGTATGGTCTCAGCGGTAGGTGGTTTCATTACCTCCTTCGGTGCTGACGAGCCCGAGGTATCCTACGATCACATCGACATAGTAGACAAGGCCAACCCCGCTTCTAAGATGCACGCAACCACGTTCTTCTTAATAGGTACTAACACTGCTGAGGCTCACCCGATAGTCTTCGGTAGAATAGCTAAGGTTAAGGAGAAGAACCCCAACGCAAAGGTCATACTAGCTGACCCAAGGAAGACCAGGAGCGGAGCTATCGCCGATCTATGGCTACCTCTAAGGTGGTCCATGGACGTCGCTCTGATGAACACTCTCGCTCACATAGTTGCCTTCGAACTCGACCACTGTAAGGTCATCGACGTAGAGAAAGGTATAGTTCAATGCGATGAGAAGTACGTTGATATCAAGTGGCTCAAGAGGCATGCTGACTTCGCCGTAATTAAGAACAGCCAGAAGACTTGGGCTAAGAAGGACTATAACACCAAGTACAACAAGATGGGAGAGCTCAACGAAGTATGGGACATGGGCACCACTGCAAGCGCCGCCACCAACTACGGAATGTACCCGAGCGTAGGTAAGAAGTACGCCTCCGAAGAGGACGTAGAGAGGGACTGGTGGAAGGGCTTCGCCCTATACTTGAAGTTCCTTGAGACCTACAAGCCCGAAATAATGGCCAAGTTACTCTTCGGTGACCAAGCACCGCTAATCAACAAGAAGTTGGCCGAAAAGCTAGTTGCAGCCGGCGAGCTAGCTCCTGAGAAGGTTAACCTAGGAGCTAATACTCCCTTCGTTGAGATAGACCCTGTCGAAGCACTGAGATTAGCTGCGAAGTGGATGGCTAACGAGAAGGGTCAGAAGGGCAGGACCTTAGTGTTCTGGACCATGGGCGTAAACCAGAAGATGCAAGGTGTCCACACAGTCAACACAATAATCAACTTCCTCGCACTAACTGGCCAGCTATTGAAGTGGGGAGCCGGTGCCCTAAGCCTTACCGGACAGCCGAACGCTTGCGGAGGTATCAGAGACCAAGGAGGTTTGGCTCACGTACTACCTTACGGAAGGCTAATTGCTGTTAAGGCTGCTAGAGAGGAAGTCGAAAACATATGGAGGCAAGTAACTGCTGAGTTAATGAGAAGGCAAGGATACAGCGAGAGCGAAATACAAAAGACAATGAAGGAGATCTACGTCCACCCATCCCCCGGACCTCACGTAATCGAGATGTTCAGAAGAGTGAACGCCGGACAGCTAAAGATCGTCTGGATAGCCGAAACCAACCCCGGACAAAGCCTACCGAACGTATACAAGTACAGAGTGGGAATGGCCAAGCCACACGACGATTGCAAGGCCTTCCCGTTCGTAGTTGTAAGCGATATTTACCCAACTAGAACGACCGACGTAGCCGACCTAGTCTTCCCGGCAGCCGCTTACGCTGAGAAGGAGTTCTTCTATGGATGTACTGAGAGAAGGTACTCAGTAGTTAATTACACAATAAGGCCTCCGGGAGAGGCTATAGGCGACCACGTAATATTCGCCTTAGTAGGAAAGGCCCTAGAAGACGAAGGCCTAGTGCCCAAAGGCATCGTAAGTGGGTTCTTCCCTGAGAACGTTGACGAGGCCGCTAAGAAGGAAGGTATCAGCTGGGTTCAGTACGTGGTTAAGAAGAGCCAAGAGAAGAAGTGGCATATGAAGTTCCTAGACAACATATACGACGTAGACATACTGAGCCTATCTAAGAACACCTACTATGACTTCAGCTACGCAAAAAGAGAAATATTCAGGAAGAAGACGTGGGAAGAACAGCACGGTTACAGATGGCCATGGCCATGGACCTACGCTGTTAACAAGAACGTGAAGGAGAGATACGATAAATACGAGAGCGCTACCAGATACGCCTATCCGTACGATCCTCTAATGCCGGAACCTAAGCTAGTTAAAGAGATATACAATAAGATAAAGAACATGAACGATCCAGAGGAGATAAAGCACTACCTAATGAGTATTCCAGACGAGGAACTGCACCCCATACACAAACACAAGTGGGTCGCTAAGGCCTATAAGAATCCAGCGCTACTGAAGTGGGTATTAAAGAACATTGTCGAGGAAATCGACGACATTGCCTACAAGGAAGCTAACAAGCTCAACCCAGAGTGGTACGGCTTGTTCTATGCGAAGCCCACTGGTAGAATGACCGTATGGGCTAGGCCGTGGTTGCCGGTCAACATAGATCACAACACCGGTGTGGTAACCATAAATGACAACGTCATCATCGCCTACGAGAAGCTTGATGCAGACGCCGTCTTCAAAGGTAAGATAAACATCTTCGAGGCACCAAAAGGACCATTCGTCGTGGCTGAGAAACACGTAGGTAAACCAGTCAAGGACGTCAATGAGGCCCTCGAGATGCTAAAGACTAAGAGCTGGGGCGAGATGATCTCCAACCCAGAGTACAAGAAGTATCTAGAATCGATATTTGCCATAGCTCTAGCTCCTGCTGAAGTACCTGGATTCAAACTAGAATACAAGTTAGAGAACGGTCAAACGATAACCCTAAGGGAAGCCGAACCGTACTGGATGGTCGCTACCACTGGAAGAGTCATCGAGCACTGGCACACCGGTACAATGACCCTCAAGGTACCAGAGCTCAGGAGAGTAAAGCCTTCTGCGTATATCGAGATAAACGTTGACACTGCGAAGGCCCTAGGAATCAAAGACGGTGATTGGGTGGCCGTCGAGAGCCCGAGAGGAAAGATAGTACTGAAGGCCAAGGTACTAGACCCGAGGACTGGTCTCGGAGGACCCAGATACGATTACACCTTCATCCCATGGTTCGATCCCAACAAGCTAGCCAACGCTATCACGCTAGATAACTACGACGTACAGCCCTACTTCTTCCAGCCAGACTTCAAGACGTGTGCTGCGTACGTGAGGAAGGCTAGGCCCGACGAGATACCCACTAGCGAGAAGGAGCAAACGGCATCGGCTAAGTACAACATTTACATCTTCTAA
- a CDS encoding glycosyltransferase: MRIGIVSSFPPMPCGIGEYAFSLSKALSERGHEVVVIATKWDNAPEEEVVDGVKVIRSWVRGSQRYHHQIAESVEELGPFDYLEIQLEYGLWPTIPLDSRASWLLRYVRPFADVLVSTIHTVRVRYNEHWILLHKEIAEISDVILLHHAIQEIALSKMIDNLEKTVIIPHGSETLTASRVEVEFHRPVLLLYGLLRRDKGLEEALTLIKKIREGTLILAGKPLTERDYEAINEVKRKLGKGRVVLIERYLSRGELGALIRLADYVLMPYRDYPNDYGISGALHTVIGSEGKPICSRVQRLIECWEVAKEVTFPVGNVEKMKTLIEKGVQEDVWGKLWRYAQETSWSNVALLREKLLVS; this comes from the coding sequence ATGAGAATAGGTATTGTGTCCTCGTTTCCTCCAATGCCTTGCGGTATAGGAGAATACGCGTTCTCATTATCTAAGGCATTGTCTGAAAGAGGTCACGAAGTCGTCGTGATCGCGACTAAATGGGACAATGCTCCGGAGGAAGAGGTTGTGGATGGAGTGAAGGTTATTAGAAGTTGGGTAAGGGGGAGCCAACGCTACCATCACCAAATAGCTGAAAGCGTCGAGGAATTAGGGCCATTCGATTACCTCGAGATACAGCTGGAATACGGATTATGGCCCACTATTCCATTGGACTCTAGGGCATCTTGGTTACTGAGATACGTGAGGCCGTTCGCGGACGTTTTAGTCTCCACTATCCACACTGTTCGAGTAAGATACAACGAACATTGGATTTTACTACATAAAGAAATTGCTGAGATTAGCGATGTAATACTGCTTCACCATGCGATCCAAGAAATAGCGTTATCGAAAATGATCGATAATTTAGAGAAAACGGTAATAATACCTCACGGAAGCGAGACCCTAACCGCCTCAAGAGTCGAGGTGGAGTTTCACAGACCAGTACTGTTGTTGTACGGACTCCTAAGGAGAGATAAAGGTTTAGAGGAGGCATTAACGCTAATAAAGAAGATAAGGGAAGGGACGTTGATCTTAGCGGGAAAACCCCTCACTGAAAGAGACTATGAGGCGATAAACGAGGTCAAACGTAAGTTAGGCAAAGGTAGGGTCGTACTAATTGAGAGGTACCTAAGTAGGGGCGAACTAGGGGCTCTAATTAGACTCGCGGACTACGTCTTGATGCCCTATAGAGACTATCCTAACGATTACGGAATTTCCGGTGCACTTCATACGGTAATAGGGAGTGAGGGCAAACCAATATGTTCCAGGGTTCAGCGGTTGATAGAGTGTTGGGAGGTAGCTAAGGAAGTTACTTTTCCCGTAGGGAACGTCGAAAAAATGAAGACCTTAATAGAGAAGGGTGTTCAAGAAGACGTATGGGGTAAGTTATGGAGATACGCCCAAGAGACTTCGTGGAGTAATGTAGCGCTTCTTAGAGAAAAGTTATTAGTTAGTTAA
- a CDS encoding winged helix-turn-helix transcriptional regulator — translation MKLETSGRDLGYDSNQSSQPEIVKVISECIEKLKELHENYSNKRFTPQELKDKLSEIRPKMELLTSKWVPDILYALLLSGGMGFNELKHTLGMSSRVLSDKLQELVKNGLVVKEEVDGPGTKRVKYRLTSVGKEVVFSLTPFLLGIYLAGNEGCKN, via the coding sequence ATGAAACTCGAGACTAGTGGTAGAGATTTAGGTTACGATTCAAACCAATCGTCTCAACCGGAGATAGTGAAAGTAATTTCTGAGTGCATTGAGAAGTTGAAGGAGTTGCATGAAAACTATTCGAATAAGAGGTTTACGCCACAAGAGTTAAAGGACAAGCTAAGCGAGATCAGACCGAAAATGGAGCTTCTTACTTCCAAGTGGGTTCCAGATATACTTTACGCATTACTCCTAAGCGGTGGGATGGGATTCAACGAACTTAAGCACACTTTGGGCATGTCCTCAAGGGTACTATCTGATAAACTACAAGAGCTGGTTAAGAACGGACTAGTAGTTAAGGAGGAGGTTGATGGTCCAGGAACCAAGAGAGTAAAGTATAGGTTAACGAGCGTTGGTAAGGAGGTAGTATTCTCCTTAACCCCTTTCTTGCTTGGTATATACCTAGCTGGCAACGAAGGCTGTAAGAATTAA
- a CDS encoding ATP-binding protein — translation MFDPNEFIKRKIEEIRKLVGNEKVLAAVSGGVDSTTAAALAFKALGPEQIRVIFIDTGFMREGEPLWVKEVLKDVMPIEIVDASERFMKELIGKSDAEEKRKIFREIFYNVVSEEARKWGARWLVQGTTAPDWIETTGGIKTQHNVLEQLGINVREKWGFKLLEPLVELYKDEVRAVARALGLPEEIASRQPFPGPGLLVRCVGEVRTDKLQALRKATTIVEEKLKDLNPSQYFAAIWEDKLGEKIMDNPETYVFEGVKATGVKGDLRAYGPIALVTEWERPYEIWKEIITKRNDVTHVVVQVSEKKDGNYTLSIRAVLTDNFMTADVLKIDRSLLEEIAEEIFEKVPSIRRVVYDVTPKPPATIEYE, via the coding sequence TTGTTCGATCCAAATGAATTTATTAAGAGAAAAATCGAGGAAATAAGGAAGCTTGTAGGTAACGAAAAGGTCTTGGCAGCAGTGAGTGGTGGCGTTGATTCAACGACTGCGGCCGCTTTAGCTTTCAAAGCTCTAGGTCCCGAGCAAATCAGAGTAATATTCATTGATACAGGGTTCATGAGAGAGGGAGAGCCGCTCTGGGTAAAGGAAGTGTTGAAGGACGTAATGCCCATTGAGATAGTGGACGCAAGCGAACGCTTCATGAAGGAACTAATCGGAAAAAGCGATGCCGAAGAGAAGAGAAAGATATTTAGAGAAATATTCTACAATGTGGTTTCCGAAGAAGCGAGAAAGTGGGGAGCACGGTGGTTAGTCCAAGGTACCACCGCGCCGGACTGGATAGAAACGACCGGTGGGATAAAGACGCAGCACAACGTCTTAGAACAACTAGGAATAAACGTAAGGGAGAAATGGGGCTTCAAGTTACTGGAGCCTCTCGTAGAGCTTTATAAAGACGAGGTTAGAGCTGTAGCAAGAGCCTTAGGCTTGCCAGAGGAAATAGCTTCTAGGCAACCGTTCCCTGGACCCGGTTTGTTAGTTAGGTGCGTGGGTGAGGTAAGGACCGATAAGCTCCAAGCTTTAAGGAAGGCTACTACAATCGTTGAGGAAAAATTGAAGGACCTAAACCCCAGCCAATACTTTGCCGCTATATGGGAAGACAAGTTAGGGGAAAAAATTATGGATAACCCAGAAACGTACGTATTCGAAGGAGTGAAGGCAACGGGCGTCAAGGGCGATCTAAGGGCATACGGCCCAATAGCCCTGGTTACAGAGTGGGAGAGACCATACGAAATATGGAAAGAGATAATAACCAAGAGAAATGATGTTACGCACGTAGTAGTACAAGTTTCAGAGAAAAAGGATGGTAATTACACTCTCTCAATCAGGGCTGTCTTAACAGATAACTTCATGACAGCTGACGTACTTAAGATAGACAGGAGCTTATTAGAAGAGATAGCAGAAGAGATTTTCGAGAAGGTTCCTTCAATAAGGAGAGTAGTATATGATGTTACGCCGAAGCCTCCGGCTACTATTGAGTACGAGTAA
- a CDS encoding ferritin family protein — protein MLGENPLKIPKDRKFKKVEVAQALRWGVIAELDAINFYEQLAEAIDDERVRKVFLNVAREEKEHVGEFLALLLEYDEELKEMIGKGYKEVEEETGVKPKSLP, from the coding sequence ATGCTAGGCGAAAATCCTCTAAAGATTCCCAAAGATAGGAAATTCAAGAAAGTTGAAGTAGCTCAAGCCTTGAGATGGGGAGTAATAGCTGAATTAGACGCGATAAACTTCTATGAGCAACTGGCCGAGGCAATAGACGATGAAAGGGTAAGAAAGGTATTCTTAAACGTTGCTAGAGAGGAAAAGGAACACGTTGGGGAATTCCTAGCTTTACTCCTCGAATACGATGAAGAGCTCAAGGAAATGATTGGAAAGGGTTATAAGGAAGTTGAGGAAGAAACTGGAGTAAAACCTAAATCCCTTCCATAG
- a CDS encoding class I SAM-dependent methyltransferase encodes MSKEAFSRVAERYDRWYQEHEEIFNRELECLRKGVKGKRILEIGSGTGAFAKELGAVALDPALGALKIGKAKGLESVLGVAEKLPFRSKAFDCSYFVTSLCFVDSVEDAIKEAERVSKEVVACIIPKESDVAKLYEEKGRKGHELYKYAHFLSKKRLLEMGFNIVCDLEWFTCLKK; translated from the coding sequence TTGAGTAAAGAAGCGTTCTCTAGAGTGGCGGAGAGATACGATAGGTGGTACCAAGAACACGAGGAGATCTTCAATCGAGAGCTAGAGTGTTTAAGGAAGGGCGTCAAGGGTAAGAGAATCTTGGAAATAGGGAGCGGCACCGGTGCCTTCGCTAAGGAATTAGGTGCAGTGGCCCTCGACCCGGCCTTAGGCGCTTTGAAAATAGGGAAAGCTAAGGGGCTCGAGAGCGTCTTGGGCGTTGCCGAGAAGCTCCCCTTTAGGTCCAAAGCGTTCGATTGCAGCTACTTCGTTACCTCCTTATGCTTCGTGGATTCAGTAGAGGATGCCATTAAAGAGGCTGAAAGGGTTAGCAAGGAGGTAGTAGCATGCATAATACCTAAGGAAAGCGACGTAGCTAAATTGTACGAGGAGAAGGGTAGGAAAGGTCACGAGCTTTACAAGTACGCTCACTTCTTATCTAAGAAACGTTTACTGGAAATGGGCTTCAATATTGTGTGTGACTTGGAGTGGTTTACGTGCCTAAAAAAGTAA